The Lasioglossum baleicum chromosome 5, iyLasBale1, whole genome shotgun sequence genome segment aacgtaaaaaGACTGTTAAAggttgaaatgaatttttatttaaatactggttcccacaatcgatgcaaaataaaaatttttacccgaattgcaacctggagtgaaacagaaatttatttttttttctttaatatgattaacaggttgaaaataatataacagtatatttaaattttacaattctaaattacacctactcatttttgttataaatgcatgaaatccgctgtgtCTAATCGTGACACGACATCTTACCAGCGGTTTTCGCGCGAACCATAGCGCGGCATTCAGCCCTTATTCGATCCTTCGTCAACCGTGCATCCAGATCGGCGTGTCTGTATTTCTTTTCGAAACGTTCTTTGAGTAACGTCAACTTCCCCAAATAGACACCCTTGTATACGCGAGCTTCAGCACCTTGTGCTATCAATTCGAAACCATCTATAATCGCCATCTGAAGCTTAATATAAACATTTCACGTATATAACTTCCATTATTtacaaaaaagaaacaattcGAACATCTGAAGGGGTTGAAATCAATTCGAAACTGCGGGGGAGGGGAATCTTTCAGCGagttaataatttcataaaaatatatttagatttTAAGAAGTCCGTACATTTATTGCTGATTGGTGTATATGTACAccaataataataaacaaaacCATAAATAATAGGAACATCTCAAGGGGTTGAAATCAATTCGAAACTGCGAGGGAGGGGGATCTTACAGCGAGTTagtaatttgataaaaatatttagaCTTCAAAAAGTCTGTACATTGATCGCTGATTGGTGTTTACGTATAAACAGACTGCTTACGTAATTTTTTGTCGGTGTTGTGAATTGAGGAAATAGTAAATGGACGGACGAATGGTACGTCACTGATTTTCTGAAAGGAAAGATGATGTTGCTCGCGCTAGCAAGGGCAAGATGAGGGCGAAACGCGAATCGATCGTTACCCGAGAGCGTCCTGCGCGCTAATCGCTATTCCAGCGCTAGTATTCGCCCGTACTTTGTTCCCATCGGGTTGACAAGCTAATACAGTGTTTTTTTCCGCCTGCTATCatatcaaaaagaaaaaaataaatattgttgcTTTGCTCTCCGGCAGATATGAGGGATGAGGTGAAGATGGACGCGAATCGGCTAATCACCGAGGTTTATAAGCGGCCAGCGCTTTGGAATCAAAGACATGTCTCTTATCACAATCGCGAGGTGACAAACCGCGTTTGGATGGAGATCGCATCGATATTCAAATTGCCTAGTAGGTGCATTGATGAAATCGTTTCTCCTCTGTATGTGATTCGCGCGCGCATTTTCACTATTCACTGCCAACACTAAACATTTCTTTTGCTGTCACTCATTCACAGAAAACAAATGCATCGTTTGCCGTTCTCGTTGTCGTGACACTTTTCTCTCGTACAGTTTATCCATAAACGATCATCACACGTTTTGTAAATTGTGTATAAACGGTTTCTTACTCAAGGGGTTAGGATACCTACAAAGTAGACTACTGTTTCCCGATGAATGTTACACGAACATATTTACTGTCAATACGAGCTTTCCTAGTTTAACTGTACTACGACGTTTCCATACCGAAATGatttttctacaattatttatactttGAGAGAATAACTATGGAATTTCAAAGCGATTCGATAAACGAATCTCGAGGAATCTTGGATATTGTTCCAAGGGAAACGcttttaaaattgaaagtgTATAACGCTTCCGGTTATGCATTTCGTAAAACcatgaatattttataatttatttactataTAAAAGTTCAAACGAAAGAATAGTTTGAGCGTATGCAGCATTCTAATCCCTCAATTAAGAACCTTCTTCGTTCAAAATTGGAAAGCAACCGCGAAAAACTTTGTTGAAGTGACAATACTAAATAAATACTTGTTTTGCTACCATATTCACCTATTTACTTATTGTACTCACACGGGTTAACCTCACTTTTCCGCGACGTCACCTTACCGAAAGCGGTTCGTTTCAAGCAATTTTACTCATTTTAATAAAAGATTTTTACAGCAATGCGAATACCTCGTTCCACGAACGATAACTTACGGGTTGTTGCTATTTTCAGCAGCGATTCTACGAGAAGATTTTAAATTGCGAGTGCAAGTACTGTAACGCATGTGCGTGAGACAGTCAATAAATACGTTCCGACGGTCGTGTGTGTGGATGACTTCCGATCTTAGTGATATTTGCTGTTTGAATGACCGATTTCTTTATATTACCAATCTTATTTTTTGTAAATCATCTAGATTCGACGAAGAACGAGAAGCAGAGGAAAGTTTCTGGGACACCCCCTAATTGTATTTATGGTTGGCTAACGATTGGGAGTTGGTTGGGATATGGTTGgcggttttttgtttacaaaTCGCGAACATATAGGGCCTACGACGAAAATATCCTACGTTAGGCCTACTATTATTATAgttgtttaaaaatttgttttattgtttACAGCCTTGGAATTGatttatttctttaactttCCAATCTTCCAAGGTTTAATAGCGTTAACAGCTTTTTTTCCATAATAAAATGAACAATTGGTCTCGATTGCATGATAAACAActtttttgttaattaaatggAACGGATGTGTAGATTTCTCTTTTTCATTTCCTAAAGCTtgaaaaagtgaaataaaacaataaaatcagaGTATTGTATTAAATTAGGACATGCCCGATAATAGCaagaacaataattttttaaaaattaaattttggttgtaacaaataaaaatacactatttaatatttttaatcaaaaaagtacagtattgtcattatAAAATCAAACCATTACCATTTATTTCAACAATTCATCATAGATTTCAATTCGCCACTGTGCGACGTGGATAGTGaagttttttctaaatttttaccGTGGAAATACATTGTTCGCAACCGCTAAAAGAGAAGATTTTCCAGCCAACATTGCAACGAAGGTCCAACGAAACGCCAACGATAGATGCTATTAGGGCTGTACCCGCCGTACACGCTAAATCGAGTGTTTCCGATTATTTTTCCAGAGCCGGTGTTGAAAGCAAAATGGAAAGGGTTGCGGGATACGTTCCGGGCGGAGTTGAAAAAAGATCAAGTGTATCGGAAAAGTAAATTCCATCGGAACCGGCCGGTATGGATTCACTTCAAAAGTTTGCAATTCTTGAAGGAACAAATGTTACCGCGGCCACCGATCTGGGAACGAAGCAACTCTTGTCAGGACGACGATCGTATAGTTAGCGAGGGTGAGACCGACGGAATGTTGCTGCAAAACGGGTCGTCGATGTCGAATAGAAAAGCGGAGGATCGAGGTACAATTGCGAATCATTTACTGTCGATAAGTAACGATAACGGATTGAAAATCGACAGTGTTAATCACATAGATGTGAAACAAGAGCCCGAGGAGAATTTTGACaatctcgagtttcaaagtgtTTCCGACAACCTGACGGAAAACGAGATGATGTTGCAGAACATCTCGCCCGAGCAGGTGTTGATGGGCGACCATGACACTGGCATTGGTCTCACGGTAGACCCCTTGGAAGGCAACCGTTTCGATGATAATTACTATTTCCTTATGAGTCTGTTACCCCACATAAGAACACTACCCGCCGATAGAAGAATGCTGCTGAGGATGCAAATGCAGGAACTGGTTTACAAAGAGGTCTACAAGAAAAGTTCCGAGAGTGTCGGCACGccgtaaaaaaagaaagaaacaatgAGAAACGTAAAACAAACAAACACATAATTCATATTTTTAACAAAGATATTTACATGGTTTTTTTAGGGATCGGCACAGATTTACCGTGGACAATATTGCTTTCCGTATTTCCTTGCCATCCGAGATGCAATTCTCGCCCGAGATCTGCGAAAAGTGGTTCGAGATGCGATTCTAGCTGAGCGATATCGTTTTCGTCAGTATTTAtctattatatttttctttatatttattattgtttaccTCTACTTGCGcgattgtatatatacaaatattatatatatacttgATTTTAAACAGAACATTTTCTGTTTTGTTGCTCAGCTAAAACTGCATGCTAGACCAACTTATATTGGTGACAAATGCGGAAAAtgtaaggaaagaaataacactCTCTGACCGGTTAAAGAAGTTCGGAATTGGGCGATATTTAGTGCAATTAAATCTTTCAATTTAAGTGATGTATAGTTTCAATTATAGTAAGTATTTAAGCCAATATGATtgaagaattaatttttgaaccaGTACGGTTGTTTAAGAAAACAGTACTGTATAAGATTGAGATCGTTTAGAATTTAGGAGTTATTATAAGTTGCACAGGCACCTTCGAATGGATGCAAACAGCCAActcgaaagaaaaataaatgtatAGTACGACGAAGGAAAAAACAAAGAATATAACATCAACGTCGTTTATTCATAAATATTACTGACGCTGTTCAGCAATAATTTGTAACATAATAAACCAATAAAAAGATAGACTATGAAGGATATTTAATTGTTACTATCATACAATATATGAaagatattatattatttagacGGTATTCTCTTTCGATTAAAAACTAGTAGACGATTGATaattttatgaagaaattgtctGGGTAAAATATAAAAGAGTGAAAGTAACGAAAAATTTAAAagtattgtaatgttgtttttaatgtaaatttttattttacttctgctttccacaatcaatgcagaacatttttatattttgcagaaagattcgcagtctagtaatcagtaATAATTGATGGCTAATTTAATCGGAGCGACCAAATTAGTCGGGACGTTTGACTTTCATTCTTATCGACGGCAATGAATGAATTAATGAATCACCGAAATTCGAAAAATTCTAGTTGAATGCCCAGCTCTGTGGAAGGAATGACTCTTTAACCGGTTTAAGGAGTTCGAATCCCGTAGATTGAGAAACACTGGTGCTTTCTCGTACCTGCGGGTACGACCGTAACGTTCAGCTGTGTCTGTATGTAGGTGTAGTAAACGTATCGTGTATTCACGACATTCCTGTTCCGTTGCGCATGCGTACCTGCCATGGCTCCTCTCGGCTGATTGTTTCGTTCGTTTTCGCGTTACGATTCGGTTGTGCTTTCGTTTAGTCTGCTCGCGATTGCCACGGTACAGTTGTGTGTCTACGCGTTCCTCGTCCCGAACACGATTATTGTTCGACCGATCATCGTTTTCGCGAGCAGACCCGTTTCGAAAACGACACACGGACATTTCTCTCGTGAATGATCCCGTAACAAACGTCGAACAACCTGACTTTGCGGGCCTCTTAAGTGTACACAGGTGTTTACTTTAGTGACCGAATATTCCTGTCCGGAATAAACGTATTCCTCGTGTGCATTCGCCGAAAGCAGAATTTCGTTGCATTCCCTCAGGACTACCTGTCCCTCTGTCGTTCGATTCAAGGTGAGTCAATGTTCGGTCAGCAATGCGACGAACATCCTGCTCTTCCCTCGCGAATCGTTGTGAACTCTTCTGAAACTGTGTCGGCGAGAAACTGAAAAGAACAGCTCATTTTCGTGACTTCTACGAACGGGTTAGGATAATGTgggattttaataaataaaatgagtTGTTTTTGGATTGAACGCCGCGCTGGTTTAAGCCAGTATTGTGTGACAGATTTTCGAATTGCAGAACCGGAAGCGTATGCATGTACCTGCGTACGTATTGTGATTTTGAAATTAACACAACCcttgaaaaaatgttcaaaatgaaCTTGAAAAATGCAACTATTTAgtcaaatatttaattgtttcatTCCCTTGAACCTAGTATGTATAGAATTGTTTATCTATCTACAAATGGGATAGGATTATGTggaaatttaataaatagaatGTTGTGTTTGTGGATTGAAAGCCACGCTGGTTTAAGCCAGTGATGTGTGACAGGTTTTCGAATTGCAGAACCGGAAGCGTATGCATGTACCTGCGTACGTATTGTAGTTTTGAAATTAACAAATGAACTTGAAAAATGGAGCTAgtcaaatatttaattgtttcatTCCTTTTGAACCTAGTCAGTTAGGATAATGTGAACATTTTCGTAATCTTTGTGGAAAGCTCATTTTGCATTTCACAGTATCCTAACCCCATAAACCGGAAGTGGAGTATTATCTTTTAACATTTTACCTAACGGATGTCTTTTAGCAGGATTTTGTTAATGGATGTACTATAtctaaaaaagatttaaaattttcttgtgaataataaaatattttgttttctattaataaaattgattgaaaCTCTTGAGTCGTAGAGTTccgaaaattattaaataatcgcCGGTAGGTAGTTGATAGccagtgtacaaagtattcgtacaagcTGTTAGGTCCagctttgaaaaagttattcgtttctgGAAGGTGCGCGAATACacttttgtacacccactgtatgttatGAATATAATGCTGAGTCGTGCAACATGATTGGCAATATGTGATAATTTAGGAGAATCTGACTTAATGTTTGACGGATACCAAGATGTGATACTTGtatatacacacatatgtaAGAAGCGATCTTTTTTCTTACATAGAATTTGCCACATAGACACCGACTTTTTTTGAAACTCCCAAGTCTTTGTTGTAAATCTCGAGAAAATGAGTTTGATCAAATTCGAGCCGTGTAATTCAagcaatttacaaaaatattagcGAACAAATGAAACAGATTTTTAACCAAAATGATATCTCCGTTCTACTTTGACCAAATAACGTTACTTTATACGCG includes the following:
- the LOC143208804 gene encoding uncharacterized protein LOC143208804 isoform X1, with translation MRDEVKMDANRLITEVYKRPALWNQRHVSYHNREVTNRVWMEIASIFKLPKPVLKAKWKGLRDTFRAELKKDQVYRKSKFHRNRPVWIHFKSLQFLKEQMLPRPPIWERSNSCQDDDRIVSEGETDGMLLQNGSSMSNRKAEDRGTIANHLLSISNDNGLKIDSVNHIDVKQEPEENFDNLEFQSVSDNLTENEMMLQNISPEQVLMGDHDTGIGLTVDPLEGNRFDDNYYFLMSLLPHIRTLPADRRMLLRMQMQELVYKEVYKKSSESVGTP
- the LOC143208804 gene encoding uncharacterized protein LOC143208804 isoform X2; protein product: MRDEVKMDANRLITEVYKRPALWNQRHVSYHNREVTNRVWMEIASIFKLPKPVLKAKWKGLRDTFRAELKKDQVYRKSKFHRNRPVWIHFKSLQFLKEQMLPRPPIWERSNSCQDDDRIVSEGETDGMLLQNGSSMSNRKAEDRDVKQEPEENFDNLEFQSVSDNLTENEMMLQNISPEQVLMGDHDTGIGLTVDPLEGNRFDDNYYFLMSLLPHIRTLPADRRMLLRMQMQELVYKEVYKKSSESVGTP